The following coding sequences lie in one Candidatus Bathyarchaeota archaeon genomic window:
- a CDS encoding winged helix-turn-helix transcriptional regulator has translation MSVCIVDAPDKIRLLADFTRTEILQLLCEHPMTEAQLSDELGLTRAAIGYHLKLLMKAQLIYLERVEPEEHGILQKFYSPVAAFFIVNCDHIPKDVKRFFIQMQIVNLRGIFIAFQLQHRFFGVSPETLEKLALMMLKQLENTGRKYSKEGPVENAETLKVKIYAEALRVLTKQDEWHALFRKSREPKL, from the coding sequence ATGAGTGTTTGCATCGTAGATGCCCCCGACAAGATCCGATTACTCGCCGACTTCACGCGAACGGAAATTCTACAGCTACTGTGCGAACATCCCATGACAGAGGCTCAACTCTCCGACGAACTCGGTCTGACAAGAGCCGCGATTGGCTATCACCTCAAGCTGCTGATGAAGGCCCAACTCATTTACTTAGAAAGAGTTGAGCCCGAGGAACATGGCATCTTACAGAAATTCTACAGCCCTGTAGCGGCTTTCTTCATAGTAAACTGCGATCATATACCAAAGGATGTTAAGAGATTCTTTATACAGATGCAGATTGTGAATCTAAGAGGAATCTTCATCGCTTTCCAGCTGCAACACCGTTTCTTTGGCGTCTCACCCGAGACCCTTGAAAAGTTGGCTCTGATGATGCTCAAGCAACTTGAGAATACCGGCCGAAAATACTCAAAAGAGGGCCCAGTAGAAAACGCTGAGACCCTAAAAGTAAAGATATACGCCGAAGCCCTCAGAGTCCTTACTAAACAAGACGAGTGGCACGCCCTATTCAGAAAGTCCAGAGAACCTAAACTTTAG
- a CDS encoding VIT1/CCC1 transporter family protein: MIERVKTFFRRTRQYIQITQMTPIARRYFIKDGFDGSMTMLGIIIGFWSVGVTKPEIIVTAGLGACLAMGISGLFGAYMTEKAERQRQLKTLEAAMLTDLSGSIHNDASDFVSMYAAFIDGSSPVLTGVISLVPFILALTGTFLIGDAYIVSVILTLITLFSLGLYLGRIAKANILLYGAQMVAIGIVTVAIFLLLSAI; encoded by the coding sequence ATGATAGAACGCGTTAAAACTTTCTTCCGGAGAACTAGACAGTATATACAGATTACGCAAATGACCCCTATTGCTAGAAGATACTTTATCAAGGACGGTTTTGACGGCTCAATGACCATGCTGGGTATTATTATAGGCTTTTGGAGCGTGGGAGTCACAAAGCCTGAAATAATCGTCACCGCGGGGTTAGGGGCATGTCTAGCTATGGGGATATCCGGCCTTTTCGGCGCCTACATGACTGAAAAAGCTGAGAGACAGAGACAGCTTAAAACGCTCGAGGCTGCCATGCTCACCGATCTCAGCGGCTCAATACACAATGATGCTTCTGACTTTGTTTCTATGTATGCCGCATTTATTGATGGTTCATCACCTGTATTGACGGGGGTGATTTCTCTTGTCCCCTTCATTCTCGCGTTGACGGGAACGTTTCTCATCGGGGACGCTTACATTGTCTCGGTCATTCTCACCTTAATCACATTGTTTTCTTTAGGCCTTTATCTGGGGAGAATCGCGAAGGCGAACATTTTGTTATACGGCGCCCAGATGGTTGCCATCGGAATAGTCACAGTAGCCATATTCCTTCTACTAAGCGCCATTTAA
- a CDS encoding pyridoxal phosphate-dependent aminotransferase, whose protein sequence is MSSIFARRMQDLGTETAFEVLAKAKALEKQGREIIHLEIGEPDFDTPKNIRDAATKAMNSGYTHYVPAAGIPELREAIAEHISETRHITVNPEEVVVTPGAKPIIFFGILACVEIGDEVMYPNPGFPIYESLIKFIGAKPVPMPLKEENDFAIDTVDTLEKISDKTKMIILNFPENPTGGVLTKENLETIADKVKDRDDLIIVSDEMYSRMIYEGEHRSIASLPGIKDKTVIIDGFSKTYAMTGWRLGYGVMPKNLAEKITQLMINSNSCTCAFSQMAGVEALRGPQDEVKRMVEELKRRREVIVSGLNRIEGITCKKPQATFYVFPNVKEVNMDSRKLPDFLLNKAGVATLSGTAFGEYGEGYMRFSFANSIPNIEKALTRTDEALQTL, encoded by the coding sequence ATGTCTTCAATATTTGCGAGAAGAATGCAAGATCTAGGCACAGAAACCGCATTTGAGGTGCTTGCAAAAGCTAAAGCCTTAGAAAAACAAGGTCGCGAAATAATCCACCTCGAAATTGGTGAGCCAGACTTTGATACACCTAAAAATATCAGAGACGCAGCAACAAAAGCCATGAACTCCGGCTATACGCATTATGTTCCTGCCGCTGGAATTCCTGAACTGAGAGAAGCCATAGCAGAACACATCTCAGAAACAAGACACATTACAGTAAACCCTGAAGAAGTTGTTGTGACACCTGGCGCCAAGCCAATAATATTCTTCGGCATACTGGCTTGCGTCGAAATAGGTGACGAAGTGATGTATCCAAACCCGGGGTTTCCAATATATGAATCTCTGATAAAATTCATCGGCGCGAAACCAGTGCCCATGCCACTGAAAGAAGAAAACGATTTTGCAATAGACACAGTGGACACATTGGAAAAAATCTCAGACAAAACCAAGATGATTATTCTTAACTTTCCAGAAAACCCCACAGGCGGCGTGTTAACAAAAGAGAACTTGGAAACTATCGCTGACAAAGTCAAAGACAGAGACGATTTGATTATAGTTTCAGATGAAATGTACAGTCGGATGATTTACGAAGGTGAGCATAGAAGCATTGCTTCACTTCCAGGAATAAAAGACAAAACAGTGATAATAGACGGGTTCTCAAAAACATACGCTATGACTGGGTGGCGACTGGGTTACGGAGTTATGCCAAAGAACCTGGCAGAAAAAATCACGCAGCTCATGATAAACTCTAACTCTTGCACTTGTGCTTTCTCACAGATGGCGGGCGTCGAAGCTTTACGTGGTCCTCAAGATGAGGTAAAAAGGATGGTGGAAGAGCTAAAGCGAAGACGCGAAGTCATAGTATCTGGCTTAAACAGAATAGAGGGCATAACCTGCAAGAAACCTCAAGCTACGTTCTATGTCTTCCCAAACGTGAAAGAAGTAAACATGGACAGCCGAAAACTACCGGACTTTCTGCTTAATAAGGCAGGCGTGGCCACGTTGTCAGGCACGGCTTTCGGCGAGTATGGCGAAGGCTACATGCGATTCTCATTTGCCAACTCTATTCCTAACATCGAAAAAGCCTTGACACGGACAGACGAAGCACTTCAAACTCTCTAA